aatcaaaataaaaccaATTCAGAACAAGACGGAGGAAGCTCGAAGTGCCTCTGAAGACTCTCCAGAAGACCTCAACGACTTCGACTCGTCTTTCCAGAGGCAGAGTGACGAGGAGGTGAGCTCAAGAACAAGTTCATTTTTTTCAAACTTCGAAGAAAAGTTGGAACAAGCAGAGCGTCAGTTCCCCAACTTACAAGCCGAAGATCTGCTtgttgaggaaagggagagaagggaaaatttTATTTCTAGCCCTCAATTGGCATGCGAAGGAGCGACTGAAGTAGTAGTGTCCTCTACTGAGGAGAAGAGGGTTGACGAGACTTTAATAAAGACCTCCTGCATCAGAAAACTGGAGCCCAAGATGGGACAGTACTACTCAAGCGTATCGGGAGCCGGAGCGTCGAAGGGCGGGGATGTCTCTGGCTCTTTACCATCCTCGCCTCGGTCCTCGGAAGGGTGGCGCATATCCATGGCTTCCACCGCTACCGTCGGCTCCTCTGCTACAGCTGGTTCAGATGATACAGTAGCAAAGGACATGTCAGAGCTTTCTTCAGTCAACTCTTGTCTTTCTGATCTTGACGAGACGCAGACGGACGGGAAGGTTCCTCCTGCAGTGGCTCCAGCGGCCCCTGACCCTGACGCCACGGCAAAGGCACCGCCAGTCCCACAGAGAAAGAAGCAGACGAGTATCAAAGACGCAATAGATGAGCTGGAGAGCATTGAACAGGCTGCGCAAACACTCTTGTTGAAACGACAGTGCTCCAGTGAGGACGAGAGACTTACTCCCGTGCCAAGCAAAGACTCATCCGTATCCATGCCACCCAGCGGTCCCTCGACGAAACTTAATGACAAAATGAGTCCCCAAACCAGAAAGAAAGTGACCCCcagtcctccaccacctccacgctTTGCTGACGACCCTCCTGTACCTCCGGAAGGGGACGCGATATCAGAGAAGCTTGAGCAAAGCCTATCTTCCCTTGAGACTTCTCTCCAGGAGGTGGACAAGGAGATGTTGGGTCGGCAGGAGACTGCCGTTGCTGGAGGAAGCTCGTCTCCGAGGCTGCCACGAGCCGATCAGGTCAACGATGCAAAAGCTGAAGTAAAGCCGCCGTTGCCGCCAAACCTGGGCGTCCAGCAACCCAAGTTGGAGGTGAAGCGGAGGCTGTGGACAAAGTCAAAGGAGACTCAACCGTACATTTCTCGTGAGTCTTATAACGAAGAAGAGATTATAAAGGAGCTAGAAAGACTGCGGCGTAGCTTCCAGGAGAACGACCTCAACGACTTTCTGGACAACCTTGACAACACAGCCATTGAGTACGACATTGAAGAAGCCTTTCTTACACAACTGCTGCAAGATATCAGCGAGGATGTGGAAGCCTTGCCGGAAGGGTTAACAGAAAAGATTGTAGTAAGGGTTGACTATGAAGCGACGACAGACACCTCGTCGGAGGCTAGCAGTGAAGAAGTCGCACGAGAGGGCCACGGCTCTCCTTCAGCCTCCAGTAAGCtggaaaaagtaaaagagaagatcACGGAGAGGATCAGGAAGCGAAAGGCAAGTAAAAGCAGTGACAGTGGGAGTTCTGATGCTCCCTCTGTGGTCAAGGATGACGACACCAAGAGTGAGTCCTCAGTGGTGGAGAATCAGCACATCACGCCCCAGACTGAGTCCTCAACTCCATCGCAGCCCCTCGAGCACGAAAGCTCTGCCTTGATAATTACACCAGACGTGGCCAAGGCCGAAGATACAAAGAAAGGTTTCAACATTGCAGAGTTCTTCAAGAAGGGTTCACCGAAATACCTAAGGAAGaagtacaaagaaagaaagaatcgtAAGTCTGACCTGATAACTACGTCCGAAAGTGAGAGTGAAGACCCAGAAGCCTGCAAGAAAGATTCCAACGGGTCCGTGCTAAAGAAAAACTACGAAAATCAGTCAAGTCTAAAGGGAAGCCATCGGTCCCTTAACGGCGCTCAGGACACAAAGAAAGAAGTCCGATTTGATCTTGATTCTGATGCTCGTGACAAAGACGTGGACAGCTCACCTGGGAAAATCACGGGAAGTAGTGCCTCAAAACAACCTTCATCTGGCGAGGCTCTCACAAGGCACGTGGTTCTGTCCAGCCAGAGAGTAGTGACCTGCGAACCGCAGCAACAAGAGACTGTTGTACTGAAGGAGTCGCAGGAAATCGTGCAGGTGCAGACGGTGCCTCCTGAACATCCTTCCTACGCCCTGCCAGTTGTCGTCGAGGACATCAATAGCCGAGCAGAGTCTATCCTCCCGAAGTTACCAGAACGAGTGAAGCCTcccagaagaaaaaagatgataccAACGCCTGTACAGGAAATAAGTAACCAGTCGGCAGACCAGGACTCGGGCAGCAGGTCAAGAAAGGTGGCCGACGCCAGGGCCGAATTCCTGAAAAGCATGGCTCCGGGGAAGGAGTCGGCGCCCACTCTTCTCCCCTGTGAAGAGTTTAATGTTTCAAAGACTTCGTCTACAGCGGTCGAGATGAAAAAATCCACTGAAACAACAGAAGATATACCAGATTCCACATTACAGAGTTTCAATCAGCAGCTGCAGCCTACACAGCAATTTGGGGAGTCGGCAGTCACCGATACTGACAGTGTTTCATCGCCGCCACGTCCCCCCTTCCCCAAGCCATCGGAAGAGATAGCTCCAGAGTCATTGATGCAGGAGGACGCCTCGGTGACTGCAACGATCCAGTCCACATCAGTAGCAAGTGACTCAAATGTCTCCTCCCAGGAGGAGGTATTGGTTGCCCCCATTCCCGTGACTTCCGTAGCCTCGATATCCATAGCATCGCCTGAGCCCACCAAGGTAGTGCAGCCCCCGAGAACCCTGCCTCTGCCCGTGATTCAGGAGAGCATGCACGAGGACCAGATTTCTCTATTGACCCCCAGCGAGCCAACCACCGTCTCCAGCAGTTACGGAGATACCACGCCTGCCACGCCCCCATTTGAGGACAACCTTCCTTCACTTTACGATAATGTTAACCCTTTCAAGGCAATGTTGGAACAAGAAAAGATGATGGAAGATATTATTTCCGCCCAGGCCACAGCGCCCACCTGCCAGGCCACAGCGCCCACATACCAGGCCACAGCGCCCACATGCCAGGCCACAGCGCCCACCTGccagacagaaaacaaaacagaggTTACGACAGAGATAATTGAACAAAATGCACAACCTATCGCTAAAAACTTGAATCTCAGTCTCTCGCAGGCAGCTCGCAAGAGCCCTGAAGCAGAGAAGTTTGAGATTGTTGATATTGACTCCTTAGCAGCGATAACCGCAGAAATGTTCAAGTTTgctgaagaaatggagaaggaagtccCAAAGAAAACTTCCAGACCGCCGCACAGGATAAACACTGGTGCGCGGAGACGAGCCGCAGCCCGCGacatgggcacacacacaccacagagaAGAGTGGAGACAAGGGAGGTTGGTACCGAGCCCTATACCACAccagtgaggaggagagagatgagcacCACCATCGGCATACAAACTGAGACGAGCTCCGTACGTACATACCACGAGGCAGCCTCCCAGACTGACACAGAGTACGAAACTGACCTCGAGACTGAGTCGGAAATAGAAGATAACCAGAACAAAAAGTATGACGCCAGTAAATGGACGTTTGGGCCCGTCAGGGAGCAAACCCTTCCCCTGGCGTCGCCGCAGGAGCCTCAGCTGCAGCATCTGCACAAACAGCAGCAGAGGCTGATCCAAGAATTGCAAAAACAAACCGTGATGCAAccgaataaggaaaaagaaaaacctgAAGCTCCACCAAGGCATTATCAGGACAAGATGCCGCTAAAGGTTGTGGCAGAGCTGAAGAATATATTGGCAGACCTCGAGCACCCCAAGCCCGCACCGAGCAGAGCAGTGGTTCAGCCCCCGCGCTGGGACGATCAGCTGTTGTGGCCGCACGGTAGGTTAGCTAACAGTGTTACTAACAACCCTTCCCTGGAGTCTAGCAAGACCCTCCACGCTAATACCCTGTCCACCCAGACAAACGCTTCGCACCTGCCTGCCGTGCCTCCTGGCTCCCCTACTGAACCCAGCAGCCAGCTTAATACTTCCCTTAATCATGTCATGCAATCA
The DNA window shown above is from Eriocheir sinensis breed Jianghai 21 chromosome 26, ASM2467909v1, whole genome shotgun sequence and carries:
- the LOC127003784 gene encoding titin-like isoform X4; amino-acid sequence: MRIITRRRVKVRVTVKRGDGSVTSSGWEYHGKREDEEEEERKPAGKDASGRVTPPADGKGTGSDLRPTSLPLICVSPYSPVHNGGDVGKDEVEDAEYADATKSSAYESVDTIYEDVGKKSYRVRFGEDKHAEENGSLYSTGAIPKRGSSSTLTMMDEEEERDENMTAEDESKGRNGRLEEDDLYEPVGEYVRETKISAANTTTTTKTKEHSANGTRKIEVILSSSRDDDDNDDEETGQTKDGSKAWKRGKVEVKFSPWQTGKGQKATMAEAFSRGGSDVRVEQNTELSFSDRDKNGAQSGSTKDESSECPYEVHHRSNIRVSAEDLTDSDGKNGTEEEMEVEEEKRKRSASSRKQSGYKFDEEDFSDEERKSRPRGRSRVKKRMVVRVDGRGHEDAPHALLKTFSRTVVTFGRESSGSLEKVQDALTDGKLSDSDKDDSDSSVIFLETYGVDPRLLRNDGAEEDDEAATKQNSCPDSDSSSLCLPAAFALEPNSESLYSERSNDGSCTDQGSQTDSSTDTLVLDGPLSLGDITTSSDPVVLLEAKTQEDVEQTKIKIKPIQNKTEEARSASEDSPEDLNDFDSSFQRQSDEEVSSRTSSFFSNFEEKLEQAERQFPNLQAEDLLVEERERRENFISSPQLACEGATEVVVSSTEEKRVDETLIKTSCIRKLEPKMGQYYSSVSGAGASKGGDVSGSLPSSPRSSEGWRISMASTATVGSSATAGSDDTVAKDMSELSSVNSCLSDLDETQTDGKVPPAVAPAAPDPDATAKAPPVPQRKKQTSIKDAIDELESIEQAAQTLLLKRQCSSEDERLTPVPSKDSSVSMPPSGPSTKLNDKMSPQTRKKVTPSPPPPPRFADDPPVPPEGDAISEKLEQSLSSLETSLQEVDKEMLGRQETAVAGGSSSPRLPRADQVNDAKAEVKPPLPPNLGVQQPKLEVKRRLWTKSKETQPYISRESYNEEEIIKELERLRRSFQENDLNDFLDNLDNTAIEYDIEEAFLTQLLQDISEDVEALPEGLTEKIVVRVDYEATTDTSSEASSEEVAREGHGSPSASSKLEKVKEKITERIRKRKASKSSDSGSSDAPSVVKDDDTKSESSVVENQHITPQTESSTPSQPLEHESSALIITPDVAKAEDTKKGFNIAEFFKKGSPKYLRKKYKERKNRKSDLITTSESESEDPEACKKDSNGSVLKKNYENQSSLKGSHRSLNGAQDTKKEVRFDLDSDARDKDVDSSPGKITGSSASKQPSSGEALTRHVVLSSQRVVTCEPQQQETVVLKESQEIVQVQTVPPEHPSYALPVVVEDINSRAESILPKLPERVKPPRRKKMIPTPVQEISNQSADQDSGSRSRKVADARAEFLKSMAPGKESAPTLLPCEEFNVSKTSSTAVEMKKSTETTEDIPDSTLQSFNQQLQPTQQFGESAVTDTDSVSSPPRPPFPKPSEEIAPESLMQEDASVTATIQSTSVASDSNVSSQEEVLVAPIPVTSVASISIASPEPTKVVQPPRTLPLPVIQESMHEDQISLLTPSEPTTVSSSYGDTTPATPPFEDNLPSLYDNVNPFKAMLEQEKMMEDIISAQATAPTCQATAPTYQATAPTCQATAPTCQTENKTEVTTEIIEQNAQPIAKNLNLSLSQAARKSPEAEKFEIVDIDSLAAITAEMFKFAEEMEKEVPKKTSRPPHRINTGARRRAAARDMGTHTPQRRVETREVGTEPYTTPVRRREMSTTIGIQTETSSVRTYHEAASQTDTEYETDLETESEIEDNQNKKYDASKWTFGPVREQTLPLASPQEPQLQHLHKQQQRLIQELQKQTVMQPNKEKEKPEAPPRHYQDKMPLKVVAELKNILADLEHPKPAPSRAVVQPPRWDDQLLWPHALQELGLDESTLLNEIEQILGVGSLTSKSGKASEVSPARPEKEKEKSPSPVKPKSDRGVSQKPQVPERASSRGVWTPGKGSDERDASGPSRIDLPDLPSFKDQPNVWTPARAGSASPNLGRKEYRKITYDNQSSPQRRPSQENITVPSPEESFAWRDANVDKVARSPTSTLPKVQNPTVTLLQKKRDEPHSTPEGQIPGKRPEYLKPDDGPKYRPDDKLYVIKREYESEEEGGAGRRFAVLGPKKVAGVGPTTNDGVPTTLKSGVKSEHQGEWYKRMFDSLHKIKDARYGGYMSEPEGYDSDIGGGTLRYATVDRRRGPSYEADPMTSSLPRECLIDLDPYAR